The Aminipila terrae nucleotide sequence TAAGTAATTGAGAATAAAAAATTGAAAAATTGAAAACATTGTTCAGGACACTCTTGGGATCGGCAGGAGTGTCCTATACAATATAAAAAGGAGAAGCGAAAATGGTTAAAAAAGGAGAATGGGTAAGAATCCACTCGACTGTATTAAAAGCCGAAGAAAGAACTGCAAAGCTTCCTGAGGACACAAAAGGCTGCCCTCTTGAAATGTGGACAAAAGGATTTTTACAAGAAGATGCAGAAATAGGTGATGTAGTAACAGTAATGACTGCATCAAACCGAATGGAAAAAGGAACGCTTATAGAAGTAAATCCATATTGGAAACATAGCTATGGCACGTTTATCCCTGAGCTGGTTCAGATTGATAAGCAGTTAAGAGAAATCATGTTCGGAGGTGACAAATAATGGCATTAGCAAAAGATTATGATTCCGTTATGGGAAGATCTAACGATATAATGAAAAAAGCCCTTGGTCTGGACTACGATGAATTTGAATCTGGTTCCATTGCCTTTGACTACGAAGCTCTGATGAAATCAACAGAGTATACACTGGATGAGATTAACAGAATTCAGAGCAGAACAGGAGTTGGTAATACTCCGTTACTTGAATTAAGAAATTTATCAGCCCTTGCAAGAAAGTATGCAAAGCCTGGATATGGCGCAAGAATCTTTGCTAAGGATGAAGCAGCAAATGCATCAGGAAGCTTTAAAGACAGAAGAGCAGCCTGTGCCGTTGCACATGCTAAGAAGCTTGGATATAAAGGCGTTATTGCAGCAACTTCAGGAAACTATGGTGCAGCTGTTGCATCACAGGCAGCAATGCAGGGACTTGAATGCGTTATTTGTCAGGAATGCTTTGACTCACATGGTATCGGTCAGCCCGAAATCATTGAAAAAGCAAGAAAATGTGAAGCTTTAGGAGCAGAGGTTGTTCAGCTTACAGTTGGACCTGAACTATTCTATACATTTTTATCCATACTTGAAGACAGAGGATACTTCAATGCATCACTGTATTCACCATTTGGTATAGCAGGTGTAGAAACATTAGGATATGAAATTGCTGTTCAGTGCCGTGAAAAGTTAGGTAAAGATCCTGCTATGGTAGTTTGTACAAATGCCGGTGGTGGAATGGTTACTGGTACTGCTCGTGGTCTGATTAAAGCTGGAGCGAAAGATACTAAGATTGTAGCAGCATCCATTGACCTTACAGGTCTTCACATGGCTTCAGACAAGCAGTTTAATATGAAATCATGCACAACAGGACACACTGGATTTGGAGTTCCTTATGCTACAGATCCTGACCACTCAGATGTACCTAGAAGTGCAGCAAGACCGCTTCGTTACATGGATCGTTATGTTACAGTATCCCAGGGAGAAGTTATGTATATGACAGAAGCTCTTGCAAACTTAGAAGGTATCGAAAGAGGTCCTGCAGGAAATACTTCACTGGCAGCAGCTTTCTCACTTGCTCAGGAACTTCCTGAAGATGAAATCATCGTTGTAAGCGAAACAGAATACACAGGTGCTGGAAAGCACGTTCAGCCACAGCTTTCATTTGCAAGAGACAATGGAGTAGAAGTACTTTTCGGAGATCCTAAAGAGGAAAAGCCTGGAGTAAATGTTATACTTCCAAAAGACCCAAGCTTCTTTAAGTGCGTAGATGCTGATATTAATCATTTCAGAGCTTCTTTAATTAAGAAAGCTTGTAAAGCGCACAATGTGACAAACCCAACGGAGGCTGACCTGGAATTCCTTGCAGCAGAAACAAAGACAAATGTTGACTTTGTTAAGGAAGTTATTAAGAGTTTATAAAATAAAGTAAACTTTATAGTTAAAAAGGAGAATGAAGAATGAAATCAGGAATGAGAAGAGAAGATGATTTTCAGGAAAGACGTAAACACATTGCGAATCTTACTGACGAAGAACTTTATGCCAGATTTTGGGAACTAACTGCACAGGTAGTTGATCCCCTACTTGAATTAGGCAGAAAAAACACAACACCTTCTGTTGAAAGAGCAGTACTGTTAAGAATGGGCATTTCTTCACTTGACACACAGAAAATCGTTGAAGGTTGCATGGACAGAGGCCTGATGGGTCATGGTACAGGTCATGTTGTATATAAGTTATCCAAGGAAAAAGGCATTTCCATCAGAGAAACTGGAGCAATGCTGGCCAAAGGTGAATGCTGGGATGAAGCAGTAGCTTTGTTTAAATAAGGAGGTAAGAAAGATGACAGAATTAAAACATAATGAAAAATTAGATGTTCAAAACATCTTGAAAGACCTTGACCAGTACGAACCAAGAAGAAGAGGCTGGCATTGGAGAAAACCTGCTCCTGGAATTAAAATGGGGCCTTTTGAATATAAGGATTGTTCAGAACCGTTAAAGAACAGTGTAGGACTTCCTCCTGCTAAGTTCTTTGGAGATATAGATCCACAGCCGCTTCCTGTTATCACTACTGAAATCGCTTCCGGAAGATTTGAAGATGATATCAGAAGAATGAGAATGGCAGCATGGCACGGTGCAGACCATATCATGGTTATCAGACACATGGGGCAGTCCCATATTGATGGCCTGATGGAAGGTACCCCTCAGGGTATCGGCGGTGTTCCTATTACAAGAAAACAGGTTAGAGCACAGAGAAAAGCTCTTGATATTATAGAGGATGAAGTAGGTCGTCCAATTAATTACCATTCTTATGTATCCGGCGTTGCAGGTCCAGATGTAGCTGTAATGTTTGCAGAAGAAGGTATCAACGGTGCTCACCAGGATCCTCAGTACAATGTACTTTACAGAGACATTAACTGCGTAAGATCCTTCGTAGATGCCTGTGAATCCAAGAAGGTTATGGCTTGGGCAGGAATGCTTCAGATAGATGGTGCTCATAATGCCAACGCTACAGCAAGAGAAGCCTGGAAAGTAATGCCTGAGTTGATCGTACAACATTCAATCAACTCTTTATTCTCAGAAAAGGTTGGCATCAGCCCTGATTTAATCAGTTTGTCAACAGTACCTCCTACTGCAACTCCCGCTCCTTGTGTGTACATGGACTTACCATATGCAGTAGCACTTAGAGATATCTGCGGCAGATATAAGATGAGAGCTCAGCAGAATACCAAGTATATTTGTTCTTCAGCAAGAGAAGCAACTGTAACTCACGTTTTAAATATGTTGATTTCAAAGCTGACAAGTGCAGATATTCAATCTACTATTACTCCTGATGAAGGAAGAAACGTTCCTTGGCATATCTATAACATCGAAGCTTGCGACAATGCAAAACAGACTTTAGTTGGTCTTGACGGTTTAATGGATATGGTTGAACTGAAAAAAGACGGTCCATTAAGAGATATGGCCAGAGAGCTTAAGGAAAGAGCATGCCTGTTCATGGAAGAAATCATTGAAGTTGGTGGATACTTCCAGGCAGTACAGGAAGGATTCTTCGTTGACTCAGCAAGATATCCTGAAAGAAATGGCGATGGTATCGCAAGAAAAATCGAAGGCGGCGTAGGTTATGGATATATATTCGAAAGAGAAGAAGATTATATGGCTCCAGTTACAGCTCATTTCGGTTATAATAACGTAGAACAGTATGGTGGAGATCCTAAGAACCCATCTGCTTTAATCGGTGGCTGCACATTTGAAGACCGAAGCAAAATTGTATTCATTGATGAACTGGATGAAACAGACTGCGTAGATGTAAGAATTGCTAACGTTAAGAAATACCTGGATGGAGAAGCAATTAAGCCAGAAGTAGAATGGTGTGCAGACGGAACAATCCTTCTTACTATGTGTATTCCAGCAAATACAAGAGTTGCAGAAGCTGCTGCTCTTGAAATCGGTACAAAACTTGGTCTGGAAAGCCCTGAAGTAATCAGTAAGGAAGTTCTTCAGGAAGCAGAAGGTACAAGAATCGAAATGAAGGGTAAAGTTACCTTTGATGTAGATCCTGCTAAGCTGGTTATTCCTCCTGAACCACATTATCTAAGTGATGCAGTTCTTTACAAGGAATTCAGCGATCATCCAATGAAGGTTGTCTGCGGTACAGTTGGAGAAGACGAACATTCTGTAGGACTTCGTGAAATCATCAACATAAAGCATGGTGGTATAGAAAAATGGGGTATTCAGGTTGAATATCTTGGAACTTCTGTTCCAGTAGAAAAGCTGGTTGACGCAGCAGTAGAATTGAATGCAGATGCAATCCTTGCTTCTACAATCATTTCACACGATAACGTCCACTACAAGAACATGAAGAGAATCAATGAACTGGCTATCGAAAAAGGTATCCGTGATAAAGTTATCATTGGAGCTGGCGGCACACAGGTTATTCCTGAAGAAGCACGTAAGACAGGAATTGATGAAGGATTTGGAAGAGATTCCCACGGTATCGATGTTGCTACTTTCTTAGCAGAAGAAGCAATGAGACGCAGGGGAGATTTATAAATCGTCAATATGAACAGAACCAAGGGCGGGCCGTGATGAAAGCCCGCCCTTATTTTCATATTGTGAAGGAGACTGCGCTTAAATAGGAATATAAAGGAGAACAATATGAAGGTTGATATTTTAGTAGCTGAAATAGGTTCAACCACTACAGTGGTAAATGCATTTAATGATATAAATACAGATAATCCGGTATTTTGGGCACAGGGACAGGCACCTACATCCGTTACAGATGGAGATGTAAGGATCGGCCTTCAGGGAGCTATTGATGATTTGTGTAAAAAAATGAATATAGATACCTTGGAGTACGACGAAATGCTTGCTACTTCATCTGCAGCAGGCGGTTTAAAAATGACAGTTCATGGGTTAGTTTATGATATGACAGCAAAGGCGGCAAAAGAGGCTGCACTGGGAGCAGGGGGCATTATACATTATGTTACCGCAGGGAAACTTCGTAGAACTGACCTTGCAAAGATAAAACAAATAAATCCCAATTTAATACTGATAGCAGGGGGGTTGATTATGGTGAGAGGGACACTGCCATTGACAACGCTGAAATGGTTCGATCCATGGGGTTGAAGACCCCTGTTATATATGCTGGCAATTGTGAGAACCAAGAGGAAATGAAACTGATTTTTGACGAAGAAAGCGGTATGAAACTTTATAATGTGGAAAATGTTTATCCCAAAATAGATGATTTAAATGTAGAACCTTGCAGAAGAGTAATCCAGGATGCCTTTGAGGAACATATTACCAATGCACCAGGGATGGAACATGTGAGAGATATGGTAAATGGCCCGATTATACCTACACCAGGAGCTGTGATGGAATGTACAAAGCTTCTATATGAATGTATTGGTGATCTAATTGTTCTTGACGTAGGAGGGGCAACCACGGATCTTCATTCTGTAGCAACAGAATCAGACCAGATTGCACGGATTATGATTTCTCCAGAACCTAAAGCAAAAAGGACCGTAGAAGGAGACCTGGGTGTTTACGTAAACCGAATGAAAGTAATTGAATCGATAGGTGAGGAAAAACTCAGGGAAGAGTGTGAAAAAATGGGAATTGACCTTGATAAAACCCTGGAGACTTATGTAGCCATACCAAAAAATGAGGACGAAATTAAACTGGTAGAAAGGCTTACAAAAGAAGCCGTTTTGAAAGCGGTAGAACGTCATGCAGGAAAAATAAGGTACATTTACGGCCCCAGCGGAAGAAGTTCTGTTGCTGAAGGTAAAGATTTAACACAAGTACGATATATTATAGGCACAGGAGGAGCGCTTACAAGGCTGCCACACAGAGTGGAAATCATGAAAGAAATCGCAAGACATAACGAAACAGGAATGATGCTGTTCCCTGGAGAGCATGCAGAAATTCTTGTTGATAATGATTACATCATGGCATCTCTTGGAGTGTTATCAAAGAGGTATAAAGAAGCAGCAATCCGCTTATTAGAAAAGAGCCTGGATTTTAAGTTTCCTGAAAAAAAAGACACATCTTATCAGACGAAATATATTGAT carries:
- a CDS encoding ornithine aminomutase subunit alpha; this translates as MKSGMRREDDFQERRKHIANLTDEELYARFWELTAQVVDPLLELGRKNTTPSVERAVLLRMGISSLDTQKIVEGCMDRGLMGHGTGHVVYKLSKEKGISIRETGAMLAKGECWDEAVALFK
- the oraE gene encoding D-ornithine 4,5-aminomutase subunit OraE, whose translation is MTELKHNEKLDVQNILKDLDQYEPRRRGWHWRKPAPGIKMGPFEYKDCSEPLKNSVGLPPAKFFGDIDPQPLPVITTEIASGRFEDDIRRMRMAAWHGADHIMVIRHMGQSHIDGLMEGTPQGIGGVPITRKQVRAQRKALDIIEDEVGRPINYHSYVSGVAGPDVAVMFAEEGINGAHQDPQYNVLYRDINCVRSFVDACESKKVMAWAGMLQIDGAHNANATAREAWKVMPELIVQHSINSLFSEKVGISPDLISLSTVPPTATPAPCVYMDLPYAVALRDICGRYKMRAQQNTKYICSSAREATVTHVLNMLISKLTSADIQSTITPDEGRNVPWHIYNIEACDNAKQTLVGLDGLMDMVELKKDGPLRDMARELKERACLFMEEIIEVGGYFQAVQEGFFVDSARYPERNGDGIARKIEGGVGYGYIFEREEDYMAPVTAHFGYNNVEQYGGDPKNPSALIGGCTFEDRSKIVFIDELDETDCVDVRIANVKKYLDGEAIKPEVEWCADGTILLTMCIPANTRVAEAAALEIGTKLGLESPEVISKEVLQEAEGTRIEMKGKVTFDVDPAKLVIPPEPHYLSDAVLYKEFSDHPMKVVCGTVGEDEHSVGLREIINIKHGGIEKWGIQVEYLGTSVPVEKLVDAAVELNADAILASTIISHDNVHYKNMKRINELAIEKGIRDKVIIGAGGTQVIPEEARKTGIDEGFGRDSHGIDVATFLAEEAMRRRGDL
- the ortA gene encoding 2-amino-4-oxopentanoate thiolase subunit OrtA — protein: MVKKGEWVRIHSTVLKAEERTAKLPEDTKGCPLEMWTKGFLQEDAEIGDVVTVMTASNRMEKGTLIEVNPYWKHSYGTFIPELVQIDKQLREIMFGGDK
- the ortB gene encoding 2-amino-4-oxopentanoate thiolase subunit OrtB encodes the protein MALAKDYDSVMGRSNDIMKKALGLDYDEFESGSIAFDYEALMKSTEYTLDEINRIQSRTGVGNTPLLELRNLSALARKYAKPGYGARIFAKDEAANASGSFKDRRAACAVAHAKKLGYKGVIAATSGNYGAAVASQAAMQGLECVICQECFDSHGIGQPEIIEKARKCEALGAEVVQLTVGPELFYTFLSILEDRGYFNASLYSPFGIAGVETLGYEIAVQCREKLGKDPAMVVCTNAGGGMVTGTARGLIKAGAKDTKIVAASIDLTGLHMASDKQFNMKSCTTGHTGFGVPYATDPDHSDVPRSAARPLRYMDRYVTVSQGEVMYMTEALANLEGIERGPAGNTSLAAAFSLAQELPEDEIIVVSETEYTGAGKHVQPQLSFARDNGVEVLFGDPKEEKPGVNVILPKDPSFFKCVDADINHFRASLIKKACKAHNVTNPTEADLEFLAAETKTNVDFVKEVIKSL